In one window of Solanum pennellii chromosome 2, SPENNV200 DNA:
- the LOC107008818 gene encoding U-box domain-containing protein 40 codes for MGTSKQRWRISFHKSPSKQPPIPIEFVCPISGSLMADPVIVSSGHTFERHCVHACKSLSFTPVLPDGSVPDFSTVIPNLALKSTILNFCRSSFLDPPKPINFLTAENLVFTLKATRKPQDTTRFNGVRVMQSETELNRVPSHISMSSEESVTPRSGPTYYSSSSASDFETLNPNSFEEDELLVKLKSSQISEQEEAVISFRKLTRTREETRFQLCTPRILSALRVLITSRYVSVQVNSVAALVNLSLENRNKVKILRSGIVPSLIDVLKSGFQESQEHVAGALFSLALDDQNKTAIGVLGALPPLLHALRSESERTRHDSALALYHLTLVQSNRAKLVKLGAVQALLGMVKTGHMMGRILLILCNLAASSEGRAAMLDGGAVECFVCMLRKGEFESESTRENCLAALYGLSHGGLRFKGLAKEAAAEELLIQVEEMGSERAKDKVRKILEVLRQKDEEEEEVDWEKLLNSDDDISQARISSS; via the coding sequence ATGGGTACTAGCAAGCAAAGATGGAGAATTTCATTTCACAAGTCTCCATCAAAACAACCTCCTATTCCTATAGAATTTGTCTGTCCTATTTCTGGTTCTCTCATGGCTGACCCTGTAATCGTTTCTTCTGGCCATACTTTTGAGCGTCATTGTGTTCATGCCTGCAAATCACTTTCTTTTACCCCTGTTCTTCCTGATGGCTCTGTTCCTGATTTCTCTACTGTGATCCCTAACTTGGCTCTCAAGTCTACAATCCTCAATTTTTGCcgttcttcttttcttgacccACCAAAACCCATCAATTTCCTCACAGCTGAAAATCTCGTTTTCACATTGAAGGCCACCCGAAAACCCCAAGATACTACAAGATTTAATGGCGTCCGGGTTATGCAGTCGGAAACTGAACTGAACCGGGTACCGAGTCACATATCAATGAGTTCAGAGGAATCTGTGACTCCTAGAAGTGGACCCACTTATTACTCTTCGTCGTCAGCCTCTGACTTtgaaaccctaaacccaaattCCTTTGAAGAAGATGAACTACTTGTGAAATTGAAGAGTTCCCAAATATCTGAACAAGAAGAAGCTGTCATCTCGTTTCGAAAATTGACCCGAACCCGTGAAGAAACCCGGTTCCAGTTATGCACTCCGCGTATACTTTCAGCTCTACGTGTACTCATCACTTCAAGGTATGTTTCTGTACAAGTAAATTCAGTAGCGGCATTGGTAAATTTGTCGTTAGAGAATCGAAACAAGGTGAAAATTTTACGGTCTGGAATTGTTCCGTCCTTGATTGACGTGTTGAAAAGTGGATTCCAAGAATCACAGGAACATGTTGCTGGTGCACTTTTCAGTTTAGCGTTAGATGATCAGAACAAAACTGCAATTGGGGTATTAGGAGCTCTGCCTCCACTTCTTCATGCCCTTCGATCTGAATCGGAACGAACTAGGCATGATTCGGCTCTGGCTCTATATCACCTCACTTTAGTTCAGAGTAACAGGGCTAAATTGGTGAAACTCGGGGCGGTTCAGGCATTACTAGGCATGGTTAAAACGGGTCATATGATGGGTCGGATTCTGTTGATACTTTGTAACCTGGCTGCGAGTTCTGAAGGGAGAGCAGCAATGCTTGATGGGGGTGCAGTGGAGTGTTTTGTATGTATGTTGAGAAAGGGAGAGTTTGAATCGGAGTCGACTCGTGAGAATTGTCTTGCTGCATTGTATGGACTTAGTCATGGTGGCCTTAGGTTTAAAGGGCTGGCAAAAGAGGCTGCTGCGGAGGAGCTGTTGATACAAGTTGAGGAAATGGGAAGTGAAAGGGCCAAGGATAAAGTTAGAAAGATATTGGAGGTTTTGAGGCAGAAGGATGAAGAGGAGGAGGAAGTTGATTGGGAGAAGTTGCTTAATTCGGATGATGATATCAGTCAAGCACGGATAAGTTCTTCATAG